The stretch of DNA GTAGTGTAGTTAACCTTAGAATAGAAATCCCTTAGAGATAAATCTGATAGATCTAGCTGTTTGGGAAGCCTAGCATATTTAAGGTTATATAGAAGCGCCTCGTGTAGATATGTAAAGCTTATATCTATAGCACCTGTCTGTAGCTGAGCTACAAGGGCTGCAGCATCTCTTGTATACACAATCTTCCCAGCCTTCTGAAGCTCGTTGAACCTCGCCATATAGTATCCCTCATCACCCCAGAGCATGAGACCGGCTAATTTTAACATGATCAGGGTTCTATATCCCTGGGGCACATTATCGGGGTTTCCAAGACCTATTCTATAGTTGCCTGATAATACCTCATCGAAGAAGCTCTTAAGATCGTTTCTCTCAAGCATGTCTAATAGCTTTTTCACCTTACCCTCGCTAGCATTGCTGTATACAAACACCATGGAGGAGGTAGCAATAACTATATACCAGCTTGCTGTGCCATTGGGGATTAACACTTTCTCAACCACCTCTGAATCTATCGGTATAAATAGATCTGCTCTCTTACCAAGATCATTTATTTCCCTGGCAAGCTGAACAGATCCCTTAGCCTCATCATAGATAACATATCCAAGAGGGGCCATCACATCCTTTAGCATATCAACCATAGGCTTTAGAGTAGCTGCCTCTAACACATATACCTCTTTCTGCCTCTGCGCCGATGCCCCTTCAATGGTTTGAGTATAAGTTATCACCTTGGTATATACCGTAGTTACGTTTGACATAGAAGAACCCATTATACCTCCATGCTGACCTTGTCCAGGACTCTGGAATTGATATATATAGGGGGATATGATAACCCCTATGAAAAAGCTTAGAATAGCAACACCCAGTACTAATATGTAACTCTCTTTCATATATATCCCCGAGTCTCCTATGAAAAAGGGATATATATTTTCACATATTATTAATTAGGAGATGAATGTGAAGAACCTATCCCTAATAGGTATTGTTAAAAGATATAGCGGATTCATACTAAGAGTTGAGAGGCTAGATATAGAGGAGGCATCTGTAATCTGTATTAGAGGCCCTAACGGATCTGGAAAGACAACCCTTTTAAACATAATAGCAGGTGTTATCGAGCCTGATGAGGGTAGGATTATATTTAATGGTATAGATATAACTAGGACAGAGCCTGAGAAAAGAAGATTCCCACTTATAAGAGGGGAAAAAGATATATTCCCACATATGAGTGTTGCGAGAAACATCTCTATAGCTAGGAGGGTTGATAGGAAAGAGCTCGAAACGATCATGGAGATCCTTGGTATAGATGGTAGGATAGCTAGGAAAAGAGCTTCAGAGCTAAGC from Sulfolobales archaeon encodes:
- a CDS encoding extracellular solute-binding protein — protein: MKESYILVLGVAILSFFIGVIISPYIYQFQSPGQGQHGGIMGSSMSNVTTVYTKVITYTQTIEGASAQRQKEVYVLEAATLKPMVDMLKDVMAPLGYVIYDEAKGSVQLAREINDLGKRADLFIPIDSEVVEKVLIPNGTASWYIVIATSSMVFVYSNASEGKVKKLLDMLERNDLKSFFDEVLSGNYRIGLGNPDNVPQGYRTLIMLKLAGLMLWGDEGYYMARFNELQKAGKIVYTRDAAALVAQLQTGAIDISFTYLHEALLYNLKYARLPKQLDLSDLSLRDFYSKVNYTTSTGAVIRGAPIEIVVTIPKTAVNREAALSIIAYLLTDKGRDIMRRAGLIPIDNPVIRGSDKDLFG
- a CDS encoding ATP-binding cassette domain-containing protein, translating into MKNLSLIGIVKRYSGFILRVERLDIEEASVICIRGPNGSGKTTLLNIIAGVIEPDEGRIIFNGIDITRTEPEKRRFPLIRGEKDIFPHMSVARNISIARRVDRKELETIMEILGIDGRIARKRASELSTGWKIRVALARALASNPSVILVDEGFDHLDSEYVKCCLKNIVRYAKEKKITILAVTHKDLDICEKTIIMKEGNIDSIIEKYAEQNI